The Candidatus Delongbacteria bacterium genome has a window encoding:
- a CDS encoding ABC-F family ATP-binding cassette domain-containing protein, giving the protein MIYVRDLSHSFGDKVIFDSVSVAFKDRCRVGIVGNNGTGKTTLLRMISGIQDYDKGNIEIIGKRRVDMLEQDIIDLPDLKVLDYLKERTGITELEIEMKRLEKELQKAHEDDYDQLLLKFQEASDRFTYLEGYNFTAICGRVLKGLGFRDSDLEKNCNEFSGGLKTRIGLAYLLISKPDIMLLDEPTNHLDTESMEWLESYLKDYPGSIITVSHDIRFQDKITTETYEIFNGKINTFSGNYSYYIVEKERRLEALKKELETQAKEIKQIEDFIERFRYKASKAAQVQSRIKMLERFKEIKIEGNAKSVNLKFNHSTQSGQSVIKLDNVGHNYGNYKVFENVNLELTRGEKVAVVGVNGAGKSTLSAIIAGYLEQTMGERVVGHKVIPAYFSQSSSDSLNKENTIFEEINTVKTSMVEGEKRDLLGAFLFSGADINKKIGVLSGGERSRVALIKLLMNDTNFLILDEPTNHLDRSTKEIFQKALLEYAGTILIVSHDRYFLDKLAGRIIEVKDGKIKDYVGDYSYFIWKREQDSEIQPQEMKKDTKAVESVAENNTGYKSKEQKRIEAEKRKELNQKTKKIREAIVKSESDIEKFENLKQSFENDLCNPDILTDGEKVVTLNIKLKETIELLENEMSNWEELTIQLEEILEEEK; this is encoded by the coding sequence ATGATTTATGTAAGAGATCTATCTCATTCATTTGGAGATAAGGTGATTTTTGATTCTGTGTCTGTAGCTTTTAAAGACAGATGCAGAGTCGGAATTGTAGGTAATAATGGTACAGGTAAAACTACTCTTCTCAGAATGATCAGTGGAATACAGGATTATGATAAGGGAAATATTGAGATAATCGGCAAGCGTAGAGTTGATATGCTTGAACAGGATATAATTGATCTGCCAGATCTTAAAGTTCTGGATTATCTTAAGGAGCGTACAGGAATTACTGAGCTTGAAATTGAGATGAAAAGATTGGAAAAAGAGCTTCAAAAGGCTCATGAAGATGATTACGACCAGTTACTTTTGAAATTTCAGGAAGCAAGTGATAGGTTTACCTACCTTGAAGGTTATAATTTTACTGCTATTTGTGGCAGAGTATTAAAAGGTCTTGGTTTTAGAGACAGCGATCTTGAGAAAAATTGTAATGAATTTTCAGGAGGACTGAAAACCCGAATCGGTCTGGCGTATTTACTTATCAGTAAACCAGATATTATGCTTCTTGATGAGCCTACAAATCACCTTGATACTGAAAGTATGGAATGGTTGGAATCGTATCTGAAAGATTATCCTGGATCAATAATAACTGTCTCTCACGATATAAGATTTCAAGATAAAATTACAACTGAAACCTATGAAATTTTCAACGGTAAAATAAATACTTTTAGTGGTAATTATTCCTATTACATTGTAGAAAAGGAAAGACGATTAGAAGCTCTGAAAAAAGAACTTGAAACTCAGGCTAAAGAGATTAAGCAGATTGAAGATTTTATCGAAAGATTCAGATATAAAGCATCGAAAGCAGCCCAAGTTCAGAGCAGAATAAAGATGCTCGAGAGATTCAAAGAGATTAAGATAGAAGGGAATGCGAAATCTGTTAATCTTAAGTTTAACCACTCCACTCAGAGTGGTCAAAGCGTCATAAAGCTTGATAATGTTGGCCATAATTACGGTAATTATAAAGTTTTTGAAAATGTAAATCTCGAACTAACACGTGGTGAGAAAGTTGCCGTTGTCGGAGTAAATGGAGCTGGTAAATCTACACTTTCTGCAATTATAGCTGGATATTTAGAACAAACCATGGGGGAGAGAGTAGTAGGTCACAAAGTTATTCCTGCTTATTTTTCCCAATCATCGTCTGATTCACTAAATAAAGAAAATACGATTTTTGAAGAGATTAATACTGTTAAAACATCAATGGTTGAGGGCGAAAAAAGAGATCTTTTGGGAGCCTTCCTATTTTCTGGAGCGGATATTAACAAAAAAATCGGAGTATTGTCCGGAGGTGAACGTTCCAGAGTTGCCCTGATTAAACTTTTGATGAATGATACGAATTTTCTGATTCTGGATGAACCAACAAATCACTTGGATAGAAGTACCAAAGAGATTTTTCAGAAAGCACTTTTGGAATATGCTGGAACTATTCTAATTGTTTCTCACGATAGATATTTTCTCGATAAACTTGCAGGAAGAATTATTGAGGTTAAGGATGGTAAAATAAAAGATTATGTTGGTGATTATTCCTATTTTATCTGGAAAAGAGAGCAAGATAGTGAAATTCAACCCCAAGAAATGAAGAAGGATACTAAAGCTGTTGAGTCTGTAGCTGAAAACAATACAGGGTACAAATCTAAAGAACAGAAAAGAATTGAAGCTGAAAAGCGAAAAGAGCTTAATCAAAAGACAAAAAAAATAAGAGAAGCAATCGTAAAAAGTGAATCAGATATCGAAAAATTTGAAAACCTGAAACAATCTTTTGAGAATGATCTTTGCAATCCAGATATTTTAACTGATGGCGAAAAGGTTGTAACTTTGAATATAAAATTAAAGGAAACTATAGAGTTGTTAGAGAATGAAATGTCAAATTGGGAAGAGTTAACAATTCAATTAGAAGAAATACTTGAAGAAGAGAAATAA